In Bos mutus isolate GX-2022 chromosome 10, NWIPB_WYAK_1.1, whole genome shotgun sequence, a single window of DNA contains:
- the DISP2 gene encoding protein dispatched homolog 2 codes for MDGGGGSSSSSDPVPGPGPEGEQRPEGELLAPEGSSPDRSQSKAVAPEASPERSCSLHSCPLEDPSSSSGPPPATSTLQPVGPSSPLAPAHFTYPRVQQEYRGGSSLPGLGDQAGLCSHGCSLSPSPAPSQRDGTWKPASVQHHVVSVRQERAFRMPKSYSQLIAECPVAVLLLCLAFILLCTLAGLLGGQLPDFSKPLLGFEPRDTDIGRKLVVWRALQALTGPRKLLSLSPDLELNSSNPHTTLSPATPWSSAQEGMVRPRRMVESLEDRGQDSFFCGPPEKSYAQLVFMSTSAGSLWNLHAIHSMCRMEHDQIRSHPSFGALCQRTAANECCPSWSLGNFVAALSNRSSCLDITQADTTRTLALLRACALYYHRGALVPSCLGPGNDKPPRCTQVPTKCSQSSAVYQLLHFLLDRDFLSPQTADYQVPSLKYSLLFLPTLKGASMMGIYLDRLAMPWGLSDNYTSVTGMDLGLKQELLRHYLAQDTVYPLLALAAIFLSIALYLRSLFLTLMVLLGVLGSLLVAFFLYRVAFRMAYFPFVNLAALVLLSSVCANHTLIFFDLWRLSKSQLPSGGLAQRVRRTMHHFGYLLLVSGLTTGAAFYASYLSRLPAVRCFALYMGTAVLAHLALTLAWLPSSAVLHERYLARGCGSQARGPWAGSAPRRLALALHRRLRGLRRAAASTSRLLFQRLLPCGVIKFRYIWICWFAALAAGGAYIAGVSPRLRLPTLPPPRGQVFRPSHPFERFDAEYRQQFLFERLPQGEGGHMPVVLVWGILPVDTGDPLDPRSNSSLVSDPAFSASGPEAQRWLLALCHGARNQSFFGAQPEGWPTLCFMEALQHWMESPGCARLGPGLCCGHSGFPWAPQLFLHCLKMMALEQGLEGPRDLGPRFNTQGGLAALVLQFQTNCPYSPDYSQAHHFYTEVNHWLAAELGRAPPGLRRGWFTSRLELYSLQHSLSTEPAVVLGLALALAFATLLLGTWNVPLSLFSVAAVAGTVLLTVGLLVLLEWQLNTAEALFLSASVGLSVDFTVNYCISYHLCPHPDRLSRVAFSLRQTSCATAVGAAALFAAGVLMLPATVLLYRKLGIVLMMVKCVSCGFASFFFQSLCCFFGPEKNCGQILWPCAHLPWDSGTGEPGGEKAGRPRPGPVGGVPGSCSEQYELQPLARRRSPSFDTSTATSKLSHRPSVLSEDLQLHDGPYCSRPPPGPASPRELFLDHQAVFSQCPALQTSSPYKQAGPSPKTRARQDSPGKKAELVQASLEAPAHPPRPKPQVVEPSDCLCSSASTLEGLSVSDETCLSTSEPSARVPDSVGASPEDLDEAEQTVPERGQLNEKRDTLWLALKETVYDPSLPTSHQSSLSWKGRGGPGDGSPVVLPNSQPDLPDVWVRRPSTHTSGYSS; via the exons ATGGACGGtggtggcggcagcagcagcagcagcgatccGGTTCCCGGCCCGGGTCCGGAAGGGGAGCAGCGGCCCGAGGGGGAGCTTTTGGCCCCAGAAGGCAGCTCCCCGGACAG gtcCCAGAGCAAGGCTGTGGCCCCGGAGGCCAGCCCAGAGAGGAGCTGCTCCCTCCACAGCTGCCCCCTTGAGGACCCTTCCAGTTCTTCTGGACCACCACCAGCAACTTCCACCCTCCAGCCTGTGGGCCCGTCCAGCCCCTTGGCCCCTGCTCACTTTACCTATCCCCGAGTACAGCAGGAGTACCGGGGGGGAAGCTCCCTGCCAGGGCTTGGGGACCAGGCAGGACTGTGCTCCCATGGCTGCAGCCTCAGCCCTTCGCCAGCCCCCTCACAGCGTGATGGGACCTGGAAGCCAGCATCTGTGCAGCACCACGTGGTCAGCGTCAG GCAGGAACGGGCCTTCCGGATGCCAAAGAG cTATTCCCAGCTGATTGCGGAGTGCCCAGTGGCCGTGCTGCTGCTGTGTCTGGCTTTCATCCTCCTCTGCACCCTGGCTGGACTGCTGGGGGGCCAGCTACCTGATTTCTCCAAGCCCTTACTG ggctTTGAGCCTCGGGACACGGACATTGGGCGCAAGCTAGTGGTCTGGAGAGCACTGCAGGCCCTCACAGGCCCCAGGAAGCTGCTTTCCCTTTCCCCAGACCTTGAGCTGAACAG CTCAAACCCCCACACCACCCTGAGCCCTGCCACACCCTGGAGCAGTGCCCAAGAGGGGATGGTCCGGCCTCGGAGGATGGTGGAGTCCTTGGAGGACAGAGGGCAGGACAGCTTCTTCTGTGGCCCCCCTG AGAAGAGCTACGCACAGCTGGTGTTCATGTCCACCTCAGCGGGCAGCCTGTGGAACCTGCACGCCATTCATTCTATGTGTCGCATGGAACATGACCAG ATCCGCTCCCATCCCAGCTTTGGGGCTCTGTGCCAGCGTACAGCAGCCAACGAGTGCTGCCCAAGTTGGTCCCTGGGCAACTTTGTGGCTGCGCTCTCCAATCGCTCCTCCTGCCTAGACATTACTCAAGCCGATACAACGCGAACACTGGCCCTGCTGCGGGCCTGTGCCCTCTACTATCACCGTGGTGCCCTGGTGCCCTCCTGTCTGGGACCCGGAAATGACAAGCCCCCACGCTGTACCCAGGTTCCCACCAAGTGCTCCCAGAGCAGTGCTGTCTACCAACTCCTGCACTTCCTGCTGGACAGGGACTTTCTGAGTCCCcagactgcagactaccaggtgCCCTCCCTCAAGTACAGCCTGCTCTTCCTGCCCACCCTGAAGGGTGCCTCCATGATGGGCATCTACCTGGACCGCCTCGCTATGCCCTGGGGGCTCTCCGACAACTACACGTCCGTCACCGGCATGGACCTGGGCCTCAAGCAGGAACTGCTGAGGCACTACCTGGCCCAGGACACGGTGTATCCCTTGCTGGCCCTGGCCGCCATTTTCCTCAGCATCGCCCTCTACCTGCGCTCGCTCTTCCTCACGCTCATGGTGCTGCTGGGGGTGCTGGGCTCTCTGCTGGTTGCCTTTTTTCTCTACCGAGTGGCCTTCCGGATGGCCTACTTCCCCTTCGTCAATCTGGCAGCCCTTGTCCTGCTGAGCAGCGTCTGCGCTAACCACACCCTCATCTTCTTCGACCTCTGGCGCCTCAGCAAGAGCCAGCTGCCCTCCGGGGGGCTGGCGCAGCGCGTGCGCCGCACCATGCACCACTTCGGCTACCTGCTGCTGGTCTCGGGCCTCACCACTGGCGCGGCCTTCTACGCCAGCTACCTGAGCCGCCTCCCGGCCGTGCGCTGCTTCGCGCTATACATGGGAACGGCTGTGCTGGCGCACCTGGCGCTCACGCTGGCCTGGCTGCCCTCCTCCGCGGTGCTGCACGAGCGCTACCTGGCGCGCGGCTGTGGGTCCCAGGCGCGTGGCCCGTGGGCCGGCAGCGCGCCCCGGCGACTGGCACTGGCACTCCACCGACGGCTCCGCGGCCTCCGGAGGGCGGCCGCCAGCACCTCGCGCCTGCTCTTCCAGCGCCTCCTGCCCTGCGGGGTCATCAAGTTCCGCTACATTTGGATCTGCTGGTTCGCCGCGCTGGCGGCTGGGGGCGCCTACATCGCCGGCGTCAGCCCCCGCCTGCGGCTGCCCACGCTGCCGCCGCCCCGCGGCCAAGTCTTCCGGCCCAGCCACCCCTTCGAGCGCTTCGACGCCGAGTACCGTCAGCAGTTTCTGTTTGAGCGGCTGCCTCAGGGCGAGGGCGGCCACATGCCCGTGGTCTTGGTGTGGGGCATCCTGCCCGTGGACACGGGCGACCCCCTGGACCCTCGCAGCAACAGCTCGCTGGTGAGCGACCCTGCCTTCTCAGCCAGCGGTCCTGAGGCCCAGCGCTGGCTGCTAGCCCTCTGCCACGGAGCTCGAAATCAAAGCTTCTTCGGGGCCCAGCCGGAGGGCTGGCCCACATTGTGCTTCATGGAGGCCCTCCAGCACTGGATGGAGAGCCCCGGCTGTGCCCGCCTGGGGCCAGGCCTCTGCTGTGGCCACTCGGGCTTCCCCTGGGCCCCGCAGCTTTTCCTGCACTGCCTCAAGATGATGGCTCTGGAGCAAGGCCTGGAGGGCCCCCGGGACCTGGGACCCCGCTTCAATACCCAGGGCGGCTTGGCTGCCCTGGTCCTGCAGTTCCAGACCAACTGCCCCTACAGTCCAGACTATAGCCAGGCTCACCACTTCTACACTGAGGTCAACCACTGGCTGGCAGCAGAGTTGGGCAGGGCACCCCCTGGCCTGCGCCGGGGTTGGTTCACCAGCCGTCTAGAGCTGTACAGCCTGCAGCACAGCCTGAGCACCGAGCCTGCAGTGGTGCTGGGCCTGGCGCTGGCGCTGGCCTTTGCCACACTGCTGCTGGGCACCTGGAATGTTCCACTTAGCCTGTTCTCAGTGGCAGCTGTGGCAGGCACCGTGCTGCTCACCGTGGGGCTCCTGGTTCTGCTTGAGTGGCAGCTCAACACTGCCGAGGccctcttcctctctgcctcGGTGGGCCTCTCCGTGGACTTCACTGTCAACTACTGCATCTCCTACCACCTGTGCCCGCACCCTGACCGCCTGAGTCGAGTGGCCTTCTCACTGCGCCAGACCAGCTGCGCCACAGCAGTGGGGGCCGCAGCCCTGTTTGCAGCCGGCGTGCTCATGCTGCCTGCCACGGTGCTGCTCTATCGCAAGCTGGGCATCGTCCTCATGATGGTGAAGTGCGTCAGCTGCGGCTTCGCCAGCTTCTTCTTCCAATCTCTCTGCTGTTTCTTTGGACCAGAGAAGAACTGTGGGCAGATCCTCTGGCCTTGTGCACACCTGCCGTGGGATTCCggaactggggagcctggtggggagaaGGCAGGTCGACCACGACCAGGGCCGGTGGGAGGGGTACCCGGGTCCTGCTCAGAGCAGTACGAGCTACAGCCGCTGGCACGACGCCGGAGTCCCAGCTTTGACACCAGTACAGCCACCAGCAAGCTGTCTCACCGGCCCTCAGTGCTCTCTGAAGATCTACAGCTGCATGATGGCCCCTACTGCTCCCGGCCCCCGCCAGGCCCTGCATCCCCAAGAGAGCTgttcctggaccaccaggcagtTTTCAGTCAGTGCCCGGCCCTGCAGACTTCCTCTCCCTACAAGCAAGCTGGACCCAGCCCCAAAACCCGGGCCAGGCAGGACTCCccagggaagaaggctgagctggTGCAGGCCTCACTAGAAGCCCCGGCCCACCCTCCCAGGCCCAAGCCCCAGGTCGTGGAGCCCTCTGATTGCCTCTGCTCCTCAGCCAGCACCCTGGAGGGGCTCAGCGTCTCTGATGAGACCTGCTTAAGCACCTCTGAGCCCAGTGCCCGTGTGCCAGATTCCGTGGGTGCCTCCCCAGAGGACCTGGATGAAGCTGAGCAGACAGTACCTGAACGGGGCCAGCTCAATGAGAAGCGGGACACACTATGGCTGGCGCTCAAGGAGACTGTTTACGACCCTTCTCTGCCCACCTCACACCAGAGTAGCTTGTCCTGGAAAGGCCGTGGGGGGCCGGGGGATGGCAGCCCTGTGGTGCTGCCCAACAGCCAACCAGATCTGCCAGATGTTTGGGTCCGCAGGCCCAGTACCCACACTTCAGGCTACAGTAGCTGA
- the LOC138989533 gene encoding mRNA decay activator protein ZFP36L3-like, with the protein MAMGTPLALGTPLALGTTLALGTTLVLGTTLALGTTLALGTTLALGTPLALGTTLALGTTLVLGTLTLHVPTLDQGTVLEGATHLGPLGIPPAHITEEAEETRPKNGEHDLAWGLNQNLLFLINSLLEAIFYS; encoded by the coding sequence ATGGCCATGGGCACCCCCCTGGCCCTGGGCACCCCCCTGGCCCTGGGCACCACCCTGGCCCTGGGCACCACCCTGGTCCTGGGCACCACCCTGGCCCTGGGCACCACCCTGGCCCTGGGCACCACCCTGGCCCTGGGCACCCCCCTGGCCCTGGGCACCACCCTGGCCCTGGGCACCACCCTGGTCCTGGGCACCCTCACCCTCCATGTCCCCACCCTGGATCAGGGCACTGTCCTGGAGGGGGCCACCCACCTGGGCCCCCTGGGCATCCCCCCGGCCCACATCACTGAGGAAGCAGAAGAAACAAGACCCAAGAATGGGGAGCATGATCTAGCATGGGGCCTGAACCAGAATCTTCTGTTCCTAATAAACAGCCTTCTAGAGGCCATATTCTATTCTTAA